The proteins below are encoded in one region of Eulemur rufifrons isolate Redbay chromosome 2, OSU_ERuf_1, whole genome shotgun sequence:
- the BTBD2 gene encoding BTB/POZ domain-containing protein 2, with protein MAAGGSGGRASCPPGVGGAPGPSANAAAPAPGNAAAAAAAAPGPAAPAAPPAPGSGADAQAAGAERAEDAGAALLREPVYNWQATKPTVQERFAFLFNNEVLCDVHFLVGKGLSSQRIPAHRFVLAVGSAVFDAMFNGGMATTSTEIELPDVEPAAFLALLKFLYSDEVQIGPETVMTTLYTAKKYAVPALEAHCVEFLKKNLRADNAFMLLTQARLFDEPQLASLCLENIDKNTSDAITAEGFTDIDLDTLVAVLERDTLGIREVRLFNAVVRWSEAECQRQQLQVTPENKRKVLGKALGLIRFPLMTIEEFAAGPAQSGILVDREVVSLFLHFTVNPKPRVEFIDRPRCCLRGKECSINRFQQVESRWGYSGTSDRIRFSVNKRIFVVGFGLYGSIHGPTDYQVNIQIIHTDSNTVLGQNDTGFSCDGSASTFRVMFKEPVEVLPNVNYTACATLKGPDSHYGTKGLRKVTHESPTTGAKTCFTFCYAAGNNNGTSVEDGQIPEVIFYT; from the exons ATGGCGGCGGGTGGGAGCGGCGGGCGCGCGTCCTGCCCGCCGGGGGTCGGGGGCGCCCCGGGGCCAAGCGCCAACGCCGCCGCCCCGGCCCCCGGCAatgcggccgccgccgccgccgccgcccccgggcccgccgcccccgccgcgcccCCAGCGCCGGGTTCCGGGGCGGACGCGCAGGCCGCGGGCGCGGAGCGGGCGGAGGACGCGGGGGCGGCGCTGCTGCGCGAGCCCGTGTACAACTGGCAGGCCACCAAGCCCACCGTGCAGGAGCGCTTCGCCTTCCTCTTCAACAACGAGGTGCTGTGCGACGTGCACTTCCTGGTGGGCAAGGGGCTCAGCTCGCAGCGCATCCCGGCGCACAG GTTCGTGCTGGCCGTGGGCAGCGCCGTCTTCGACGCCATGTTCAATGGGGGAATGGCCACCACGTCCACCGAGATCGAGCTGCCCGACGTGGAGCCGGCCGCCTTCCTGGCCCTGCTCAA GTTTCTGTACTCGGACGAGGTTCAGATCGGGCCCGAGACGGTGATGACCACGCTGTACACCGCCAAGAAGTACGCGGTGCCGGCACTCGAGGCCCACTGCGTGGAGTTCCTCAAGAAGAACCTCCGGGCGGACAACGCCTTCATGCTGCTCACACAG GCGAGACTGTTTGACGAGCCACAGCTGGCCAGCCTGTGCCTGGAGAACATTGACAAGAACACGTCAGACGCCATCACTGCCGAGGGCTTCACCGACATCGACCTGG ACACGCTGGTGGCCGTCCTGGAGCGTGACACTCTGGGAATCCGGGAGGTGCGGTTGTTCAATGCCGTTGTCCGCTGGTCTGAGGCCGAATGTCAGCGGCAGCAGCTGCAGGTGACGCCCGAGAACAAGCGGAAGGTTCTGGGCAAGGCCCTGGGCCTCATCCGCTTCCCACTGATGACCATCGAGGAATTTGCCGCAG GCCCCGCGCAGTCGGGCATCCTGGTGGACCGCGAGGTGGTCAGCCTCTTCCTGCACTTCACCGTCAACCCCAAGCCACGCGTGGAGTTCATCGACCGCCCGCGCTGCTGCCTGCGCGGGAAGGAGTGCAGCATCAACCGCTTCCAGCAGGTCGAGAGCCGCTGGGGCTACAGCGGCACTAGCGACCGCATCAG GTTCTCGGTCAACAAGCGCATCTTTGTGGTGGGCTTTGGGCTCTACGGATCCATCCACGGGCCCACGGACTACCAAGTGAACATCCAG ATCATCCACACGGACAGCAACACTGTGCTGGGCCAGAACGACACGGGCTTTAGCTGCGACGGCTCGGCTAGCACGTTCCGCGTCATGTTCAAGGAGCCGGTGGAGGTGCTGCCCAACGTCAACTACACGGCCTGCGCCACGCTCAAG GGCCCGGACTCCCACTACGGCACCAAAGGCCTGCGCAAGGTGACCCATGAGTCACCCACGACGGGGGCCAAGACCTGCTTCACCTTCTGCTATGCGGCCGGGAACAACAACGGCACTTCCGTGGAAGACGGTCAGATCCCCGAGGTCATCTTCTACACCTAG